Below is a window of Microcoleus sp. AS-A8 DNA.
CCCAGGCTGTGAGTGGATTGGACAACAACTTCTTAGAGAGAATTGAGGGAAACATCACATCAAAGCAAGATAACGACTATTTTCGCTTTTACTTTAGTGGACTAGGAATTTTGGCAATTGAAACAGGCCCTTATTTCAATATGCCATTTCCAGTGAATACTTTTCCAGCTTTTCAACTTTTTAATAGCAATTGCTCTTTGATGGGTGGGTATTTTATGGGTAATTTTACCTGGGGTTTAGGAAATATAGCAGGTAGTCAAATTTCTTATACTTCTGGAATTTCGCAAGTCAATTTTAACAACTTGTCAGCCGGAGAATACGTACTGAAAATTGACGGTACGGGTCAATACAATAATCGACAGCCCATTCATGAAGGGAACTATGCGGTAAGGCTATCAGGTGCAGAATTTATCCCTTCCCAACCCCAATCGATACCTGAACCTAGTACGCCAGTGGGCATACTAATAGGGGGTGGGCTTGGCTGGT
It encodes the following:
- a CDS encoding PEP-CTERM sorting domain-containing protein (PEP-CTERM proteins occur, often in large numbers, in the proteomes of bacteria that also encode an exosortase, a predicted intramembrane cysteine proteinase. The presence of a PEP-CTERM domain at a protein's C-terminus predicts cleavage within the sorting domain, followed by covalent anchoring to some some component of the (usually Gram-negative) cell surface. Many PEP-CTERM proteins exhibit an unusual sequence composition that includes large numbers of potential glycosylation sites. Expression of one such protein has been shown restore the ability of a bacterium to form floc, a type of biofilm.), whose amino-acid sequence is MNSYLKISIATTLTGINFWFIKFPAQAATFFEIDDAGNTFNSAQAVSGLDNNFLERIEGNITSKQDNDYFRFYFSGLGILAIETGPYFNMPFPVNTFPAFQLFNSNCSLMGGYFMGNFTWGLGNIAGSQISYTSGISQVNFNNLSAGEYVLKIDGTGQYNNRQPIHEGNYAVRLSGAEFIPSQPQSIPEPSTPVGILIGGGLGWLIKKKRASCSKV